A single Cnuibacter physcomitrellae DNA region contains:
- a CDS encoding molybdenum cofactor biosynthesis protein MoaE codes for MSAPTDHDPRVLLAEVTEERIDVGRCAALVETAQDGAVVTFAGVVRDHDDGRGVDALSYSAHPSAPEVAAEVAAEIARRHPEVRLAFSHRIGDLVVGDVALAAAVASAHRAAAFAACADLVDLVKERLPIWKEQLFDDGASEWVASLG; via the coding sequence ATGTCCGCACCGACTGACCACGACCCCCGCGTGCTCCTGGCCGAAGTGACCGAGGAGCGGATCGACGTCGGCCGCTGCGCCGCGCTCGTCGAGACGGCGCAGGACGGCGCCGTGGTGACGTTCGCGGGCGTGGTGCGCGACCACGACGACGGCCGCGGGGTGGATGCGCTGTCGTACTCCGCGCATCCGTCAGCGCCCGAGGTGGCAGCGGAGGTGGCGGCGGAGATCGCCCGCCGCCATCCCGAGGTGCGGCTCGCGTTCTCCCACCGGATCGGAGACCTCGTCGTCGGCGACGTCGCCCTCGCGGCAGCCGTCGCGTCCGCGCATCGGGCGGCCGCGTTCGCCGCCTGCGCCGACCTCGTCGACCTCGTGAAGGAGCGGCTCCCGATCTGGAAGGAGCAGCTCTTCGACGACGGCGCCTCGGAGTGGGTCGCCTCCCTGGGCTGA
- a CDS encoding FAD binding domain-containing protein — MDLHTVTSIIPARDRADLARLAPDVAPVAGGSWVFSETQPHLTGLVDLMAFEWPAWTMLDDDLVLSSTCTLAELAAIPDDRGWAAHPLFFQACTALLGSFKVWNVATVGGNVCASLPAGPMTSLLSGLDAVALVWRADGTDEEIPVAALVTGNGQNALGVGDVVRSFRVPASSLAARTAFRKIALSPIGRSGAVVIGRLATDGAFTLTVSGATVRPEQLRYAALPKAPALEADVSALTTWFTDPHGAADWRRAVSALLAVEIRDELEEVSR, encoded by the coding sequence ATGGATCTCCACACCGTCACCTCGATCATCCCGGCCAGGGATCGCGCCGACCTCGCTCGGCTGGCACCGGACGTCGCTCCGGTCGCGGGCGGCTCGTGGGTGTTCTCGGAGACCCAGCCGCACCTCACCGGCCTCGTCGACCTGATGGCGTTCGAGTGGCCGGCCTGGACGATGCTCGACGACGACCTCGTCCTCTCCTCGACCTGCACCCTCGCCGAGCTCGCGGCGATCCCCGACGATCGCGGGTGGGCTGCGCATCCGCTCTTCTTCCAGGCCTGCACGGCGCTCCTCGGGTCGTTCAAGGTGTGGAACGTGGCCACGGTGGGTGGCAACGTGTGCGCCTCGCTGCCGGCGGGTCCGATGACGTCGCTGCTCTCCGGTCTCGACGCCGTGGCCCTCGTGTGGCGCGCGGACGGCACCGACGAGGAGATCCCGGTCGCCGCGCTCGTGACGGGGAACGGACAGAACGCGCTCGGCGTCGGCGACGTCGTGCGCTCCTTCCGGGTGCCGGCCTCGTCGCTGGCCGCCCGCACCGCGTTCCGGAAGATCGCGCTGTCTCCGATCGGACGGTCGGGAGCCGTCGTGATCGGACGCCTCGCGACCGACGGCGCCTTCACGCTCACCGTGAGCGGCGCGACCGTGCGACCCGAGCAGCTGCGGTATGCCGCGCTGCCGAAGGCACCCGCGCTCGAGGCCGACGTCTCGGCCCTCACGACGTGGTTCACCGATCCGCACGGCGCCGCCGACTGGCGGCGGGCGGTGTCGGCCCTGCTCGCGGTCGAGATCCGCGACGAGCTGGAGGAGGTCTCCCGATGA
- a CDS encoding molybdopterin-dependent oxidoreductase, with product MRFVMNGEQREAEPAPGQCLRTFLRDQGGFEVKKGCDSGDCGACSVIVDGTPVHSCIYPAYRAADRMVTTVAGLGDPDDLSPVQQAFVDNAGFQCGFCTAGMVVTATTLKPEQLDDLPRLMKGNLCRCTGYRAIRDSITAGVCAQAGAGSAGGCGGICGTHAAAEAAAPGGAPAEAPAEAAASAAAAGPAEAPAPAGAPAPLAADPIVQTSTPPALTVGTAVKAPAGRRIVTGREPYTLDVAVPGVTHLKVLGSPHPHARIVDIDTREAEALEGVHAVLTHRDSPATYFSTGRHEHRTDDPDDTRVFDDVVRFRGQRVAAVVADTIGIAEAACRLIRVTYEPLPAVFDPEEARAAGAPLLHGDKDAGTSRIQHPERNTVQSIHAEHGDVESALASAEVRVSGTWQTSRVSHASLETHATVGWMEDDRLVLRTSSQVPFLIRDELCHVFGLDREKVRVFTARVGGGFGGKQELLTEDVVTLAVLRTGRPVSYEFTRADEFTIAPCRHPMRVSVELGATAEGRLTGLAIDVLSDTGAYGNHSIGVLWHSVGETVSLYDVPSKRIDAEVVYTNNIPSGAFRGYGLGQVLFAIESALDELAVKAGIDPFELRRINAVKPGDPLVATHVEGDDIGFGSYGLDQCLDLVEEALARGAGAAAGPGPAVPAAPSGDQWSIGVGMASSMIATLPPRGHFSTVSITLDADGSYTAGVGTAEFGNGTTTVHTQIASSVLDTRPERIRIRQSDTDAAAYDTGAFGSAGSVIAGKALYSAATSLKSAILRTASEIAGEWSEGHLEADGVRIGERFVPLTEIAAAAGGSLSASGSEDGAKRSLAFNVQAFRVAVDRSTGEVRILQSVHAADAGFVLNPEQLRGQIEGGVAQALGTALYEEMLLDQGVVTNPVFRGYHLPQMADVPVTEVLFADTADTVGPFGAKSMSEAPYNPVAPALANAVRDAIGVRPHELPMSRDRVWRMLQG from the coding sequence ATGAGGTTCGTGATGAACGGCGAGCAGCGCGAGGCCGAGCCCGCCCCGGGTCAGTGCCTCCGCACGTTCCTGCGCGATCAGGGCGGCTTCGAGGTGAAGAAGGGCTGCGACTCGGGCGACTGCGGCGCCTGCTCCGTGATCGTCGACGGCACGCCCGTCCACTCCTGCATCTACCCGGCCTACCGCGCCGCGGACCGGATGGTCACCACGGTCGCCGGGCTCGGCGACCCCGACGACCTGAGCCCCGTGCAGCAGGCCTTCGTCGACAACGCGGGCTTCCAGTGCGGCTTCTGCACCGCCGGGATGGTGGTCACCGCGACGACCCTCAAGCCCGAGCAGCTCGACGACCTGCCCCGTCTCATGAAGGGCAACCTCTGCCGCTGCACCGGCTACCGCGCGATCCGCGACTCGATCACGGCGGGGGTGTGCGCGCAGGCCGGCGCCGGCTCGGCGGGCGGATGCGGTGGGATCTGCGGCACGCATGCCGCCGCCGAGGCCGCCGCGCCGGGCGGAGCTCCGGCGGAGGCTCCGGCGGAGGCCGCCGCGTCAGCCGCAGCCGCCGGCCCGGCCGAGGCCCCGGCGCCCGCCGGCGCGCCCGCGCCCCTCGCCGCCGACCCGATCGTCCAGACGAGCACTCCCCCGGCGCTCACCGTCGGCACCGCCGTGAAGGCTCCCGCCGGCCGGCGGATCGTCACGGGCCGCGAGCCCTACACGCTCGACGTCGCCGTTCCCGGGGTGACGCACCTCAAGGTGCTCGGCAGCCCGCATCCGCACGCCCGCATCGTCGACATCGACACCCGCGAGGCGGAGGCCCTCGAAGGCGTGCACGCCGTGCTGACGCACCGCGACTCCCCCGCCACGTACTTCTCCACGGGCCGCCACGAGCACCGCACCGACGACCCCGACGACACCCGCGTCTTCGACGACGTGGTGCGCTTCCGCGGACAGCGCGTCGCGGCGGTCGTCGCCGACACGATCGGGATCGCGGAGGCGGCCTGCCGCCTCATCCGCGTGACGTACGAACCGCTCCCCGCCGTGTTCGACCCGGAGGAGGCGCGCGCCGCCGGCGCCCCGCTGCTGCACGGCGACAAGGATGCGGGCACGTCGCGCATCCAGCACCCCGAGCGGAACACCGTGCAGTCGATCCACGCCGAGCACGGCGACGTCGAGTCCGCCCTGGCGTCCGCGGAGGTGCGCGTGTCGGGGACCTGGCAGACCAGCCGCGTCTCGCACGCGTCCCTCGAGACGCACGCGACCGTGGGATGGATGGAGGACGACCGGCTCGTGCTGCGCACCTCGAGCCAGGTGCCGTTCCTCATCCGCGACGAGCTGTGCCACGTGTTCGGACTCGACCGCGAGAAGGTGCGCGTCTTCACGGCGCGGGTCGGCGGCGGCTTCGGCGGGAAGCAGGAGCTGCTCACCGAGGACGTCGTCACGCTCGCCGTGCTGCGCACCGGGCGGCCGGTCTCCTACGAGTTCACCCGCGCCGACGAGTTCACGATCGCGCCCTGTCGCCATCCGATGCGCGTCTCGGTCGAGCTCGGCGCCACCGCCGAGGGCCGGCTCACCGGACTCGCGATCGACGTGCTGAGCGACACGGGCGCCTACGGCAACCACTCCATCGGGGTGCTCTGGCACTCGGTGGGCGAGACGGTGAGCCTCTACGACGTCCCCAGCAAGCGCATCGACGCCGAGGTCGTCTACACGAACAACATCCCGTCCGGGGCGTTCCGCGGTTACGGGCTCGGACAGGTGCTGTTCGCCATCGAGTCCGCCCTCGACGAGCTCGCGGTGAAGGCGGGCATCGACCCCTTCGAGCTGCGGCGGATCAACGCCGTGAAGCCGGGCGACCCACTCGTGGCGACGCACGTGGAGGGCGACGACATCGGCTTCGGCAGCTACGGGCTCGACCAGTGCCTCGACCTCGTCGAGGAGGCACTGGCCCGGGGCGCCGGTGCCGCCGCCGGTCCCGGTCCCGCCGTCCCTGCGGCGCCGTCCGGCGACCAGTGGAGCATCGGGGTGGGCATGGCGTCGTCGATGATCGCGACGCTGCCGCCGCGCGGACACTTCTCCACCGTCTCGATCACCCTCGACGCCGACGGGTCCTACACCGCGGGCGTCGGCACCGCCGAGTTCGGCAACGGCACCACGACGGTGCACACGCAGATCGCGTCCAGCGTGCTCGACACACGACCGGAGCGGATCCGCATCCGCCAGTCCGACACGGATGCGGCGGCCTACGACACGGGCGCCTTCGGATCGGCCGGGTCGGTCATCGCGGGCAAGGCGCTCTACTCGGCGGCGACGTCGCTGAAGTCCGCCATCCTCCGCACCGCCTCGGAGATCGCGGGCGAGTGGAGCGAGGGCCACCTCGAGGCCGACGGCGTGCGCATCGGCGAGCGGTTCGTGCCGCTCACCGAGATCGCCGCGGCGGCGGGCGGATCGCTCAGCGCCTCCGGCAGCGAGGACGGCGCGAAGCGGTCGCTGGCGTTCAACGTGCAGGCGTTCCGCGTCGCCGTCGACCGCAGCACCGGCGAGGTGCGCATCCTGCAGTCGGTGCACGCCGCCGATGCGGGCTTCGTCCTCAACCCCGAGCAGCTGCGCGGGCAGATCGAGGGCGGTGTGGCGCAGGCCCTCGGCACGGCGCTCTACGAGGAGATGCTCCTCGACCAGGGCGTCGTGACGAACCCCGTGTTCCGCGGGTACCACCTGCCGCAGATGGCGGACGTGCCCGTCACGGAGGTGCTCTTCGCCGACACCGCCGACACGGTGGGCCCGTTCGGGGCGAAGTCGATGAGCGAGGCGCCGTACAACCCCGTCGCCCCCGCGCTGGCGAACGCGGTGCGCGACGCCATCGGCGTCCGCCCCCACGAGCTCCCGATGTCCCGCGACCGGGTGTGGCGGATGCTGCAGGGGTGA
- a CDS encoding LysR family transcriptional regulator ArgP: MMNLQPDQLDALRAVVSEGSFERAARALSVTQSAVSQRIKSLETAVGAVLVTRTRPVAATATGEVLLQLGREIDLLSREALVRIGAAESIRPEVPIAVNADSLATWFLPAVAPLVESVGLRVLREDEGHTPALLRDGSAMAAVTSDREPVQGCSVEPLGAMRYRPRASRFFAARWFAEGATPASFAAAPVVAFDAKDDMQDALLRARGLDPSAVPHTFIPASVDMAEAVRRGFGWAMLPDLQVADGDDLVTIDDQGTRDVPLYWQQWRLRSTALTAVADAVRAGAALALRR; this comes from the coding sequence ATGATGAACCTGCAGCCCGATCAGCTCGACGCCCTCCGCGCGGTCGTCTCGGAGGGCAGCTTCGAGCGCGCGGCCCGCGCCCTCTCGGTCACGCAGTCGGCGGTGAGTCAGCGCATCAAGTCGCTGGAGACCGCGGTGGGGGCGGTTCTCGTCACCCGGACCAGGCCGGTCGCGGCGACCGCCACCGGCGAGGTGCTGCTTCAGCTCGGGCGGGAGATCGACCTGCTCAGCAGGGAGGCGCTCGTCCGGATCGGCGCGGCGGAGAGCATCCGGCCCGAGGTGCCGATCGCGGTGAACGCCGATTCGCTGGCCACCTGGTTCCTGCCCGCCGTGGCTCCGCTGGTGGAGTCGGTCGGGCTCCGCGTCCTCCGGGAGGATGAGGGCCACACGCCGGCGCTCCTCCGCGACGGGAGCGCGATGGCGGCGGTCACCTCGGACCGCGAGCCGGTGCAGGGCTGCTCCGTCGAGCCGCTCGGCGCGATGCGATATCGACCGCGGGCGAGCCGGTTCTTCGCGGCGCGCTGGTTCGCCGAGGGGGCGACCCCCGCCTCCTTCGCGGCAGCGCCGGTCGTGGCGTTCGACGCGAAGGACGACATGCAGGATGCGCTCCTGCGCGCACGCGGCCTCGACCCGTCTGCGGTGCCGCACACGTTCATCCCGGCCTCGGTCGACATGGCGGAGGCGGTGCGCCGCGGCTTCGGATGGGCGATGCTGCCCGACCTGCAGGTCGCCGACGGCGACGACCTCGTCACGATCGACGACCAGGGCACGCGCGACGTGCCGCTCTACTGGCAGCAGTGGCGCCTGCGCTCCACCGCGCTCACGGCCGTCGCCGACGCCGTCCGCGCCGGCGCCGCCCTCGCGCTCCGTCGCTGA
- a CDS encoding LysE/ArgO family amino acid transporter — translation MTSPLLAVLAGLGFGLSLIVAIGAQNAYVLRQGLLRSHVGAVVAICAASDALLIAAGVAGIGVIVEQFPLVLVIVRLAGAVFLAFYGVLAARRALRPAILTADARPGSGSLWAAVLTCLALTWLNPHVYLDTVLLLGSVANTHGDERWWFALGAAAGSVLWFSALGYGARLLRPVFARPLAWRILDAAIALVMLALAVSLVLPLLLPS, via the coding sequence GTGACCTCCCCTCTCCTTGCCGTCCTCGCCGGACTGGGCTTCGGGCTCTCCCTCATCGTGGCGATCGGCGCTCAGAACGCGTACGTGCTGCGGCAGGGGCTGCTGCGCTCGCACGTCGGCGCCGTGGTGGCGATCTGCGCCGCGAGCGATGCGCTGCTCATCGCCGCGGGCGTGGCGGGGATCGGCGTGATCGTCGAGCAGTTCCCGCTCGTGCTCGTGATCGTGCGGCTCGCGGGCGCGGTGTTCCTCGCGTTCTACGGAGTGCTCGCGGCGAGGCGCGCACTGCGTCCAGCGATCCTCACCGCGGATGCGCGCCCCGGCTCCGGGAGTCTGTGGGCCGCCGTGCTCACGTGCCTCGCGCTCACCTGGCTCAACCCGCACGTCTACCTGGACACCGTGCTCCTTCTCGGATCCGTGGCGAACACCCACGGCGACGAGCGCTGGTGGTTCGCGCTCGGCGCCGCCGCGGGCAGCGTCCTGTGGTTCTCGGCGCTCGGATACGGCGCACGGCTGCTCCGCCCCGTCTTCGCCCGCCCGCTCGCCTGGCGCATCCTCGACGCCGCGATCGCCCTCGTGATGCTCGCCCTCGCGGTCTCCCTGGTGCTCCCCCTGCTCCTCCCCTCCTGA
- a CDS encoding 8-oxoguanine deaminase: MSADRLILEHAYVVTVDVDGTEHPDGHVVVDGGRIVAVGAGAAPGWAREGADPQRPDAGGFLSVERLDASGCLVTPGLVNTHHHLYQWLTRGLAQDSILFDWLVALYPTWARITADTVGPGALGAMAVAARSGCTTVGDHHYVFPQGGGDVLGSIVEAASELGVRLHATRGSMDLGRSQGGLPPDFAVETTSAALQASADAVHRWHDPSPSSMVRIAIAPCSPFSVTPELLRDAAVLGRELGVRLHTHGSETVEEDAFCLERFGTTPTRYLDDLGWLGDDVWMAHCVHLDDDAIGRFARTGTGVAHCPSSNARLAAGIAPVADLLAAGVPVGLGVDGAASNESGQLGTEIRMATLAGRLRSGASAMSGRTALRMATMGGARVLGRSAEIGSLEAGKLADIAVWDVSDVEHAGIADPVAALTLGALPPLRRLFVNGEAVVADGELTRVSSRDVAARVSRAVDTLLAR, from the coding sequence ATGAGCGCCGACCGACTGATCCTCGAGCACGCCTACGTCGTGACGGTCGACGTCGACGGCACTGAGCATCCGGACGGTCACGTGGTCGTCGACGGCGGCCGCATCGTCGCCGTGGGTGCCGGCGCGGCGCCCGGCTGGGCCCGCGAGGGGGCCGACCCGCAGCGTCCCGATGCCGGCGGGTTCCTCTCCGTCGAACGGCTCGACGCCTCCGGGTGTCTCGTCACGCCCGGCCTCGTCAACACGCACCACCACCTGTACCAGTGGCTCACCCGCGGTCTCGCGCAGGACAGCATCCTCTTCGACTGGCTCGTCGCGCTCTACCCCACGTGGGCGCGCATCACCGCCGACACCGTCGGCCCCGGAGCGCTCGGGGCGATGGCGGTCGCGGCCCGCTCGGGCTGCACCACCGTCGGCGACCACCACTACGTCTTCCCCCAGGGCGGCGGCGACGTACTCGGCTCGATCGTCGAGGCCGCGAGCGAGCTCGGCGTGCGCCTCCACGCGACCCGGGGATCGATGGACCTCGGGCGCTCGCAGGGCGGACTGCCGCCCGACTTCGCGGTCGAGACGACGTCCGCCGCGCTGCAGGCGAGCGCCGATGCGGTGCACCGCTGGCACGACCCGTCGCCGTCGTCGATGGTGCGCATCGCGATCGCCCCGTGCTCCCCGTTCTCGGTCACTCCCGAGCTGCTGCGCGATGCGGCGGTGCTCGGGCGCGAGCTCGGCGTCCGGCTGCACACGCACGGCTCGGAGACCGTCGAGGAGGACGCCTTCTGCCTCGAGCGCTTCGGCACGACCCCCACCCGCTACCTCGACGACCTCGGATGGCTCGGCGATGACGTGTGGATGGCGCACTGCGTCCACCTCGACGACGACGCGATCGGGCGGTTCGCGCGGACGGGCACGGGTGTGGCGCACTGCCCGTCGTCGAACGCGCGCCTGGCGGCGGGCATCGCGCCCGTGGCCGACCTCCTCGCCGCGGGGGTGCCGGTGGGCCTGGGCGTCGACGGCGCGGCCTCGAACGAGTCGGGGCAGCTCGGCACCGAGATCCGGATGGCGACTCTCGCCGGGAGGCTGCGGTCGGGGGCGTCGGCGATGAGCGGACGGACCGCTCTGCGGATGGCGACGATGGGCGGGGCCCGCGTCCTCGGGCGTTCGGCCGAGATCGGGTCGCTCGAGGCCGGGAAGCTCGCCGACATCGCGGTGTGGGACGTGTCGGATGTGGAGCACGCCGGCATCGCCGACCCCGTCGCCGCGCTCACCCTCGGCGCGCTGCCCCCGCTGCGGCGCCTCTTCGTGAACGGCGAGGCGGTGGTCGCCGACGGCGAGCTCACCCGTGTGTCCTCCCGCGACGTCGCCGCGCGCGTCTCCCGTGCCGTCGACACCCTCCTCGCCCGCTAG
- a CDS encoding XdhC family protein, producing the protein MLELASRLLAVIDAGGRVAVATVVAVDGSAPRALGTSMAVDAAGAVIGSISGGCVEGAVYDACVRVLETGRSELCEFGFSDDDAFAVGLACGGRLSVVVHELAPIGQRNVLDSRVRQELEAAADGRAASLGLVVDDEGGRILAPGSAEEDPRLLREIDSARSSGVTRRRAVECDGEVVQLLLLASAPPPRMIVFGAVDFSAALASAAALLGYRVTVCDARPVFATAERFPQAEVVNRWPSDYLAETEVDERTVLCVLTHDDKFDVPLLTLALRLPVAYVGAIGSRRTHDRRLERLREAGLEEAELAVLHSPIGLDLGASSPEETAVSILAEVLQSRTSSSAAPLRETRGPIHRPAAEAESAARSAAGPVSLEGRAG; encoded by the coding sequence ATGCTCGAACTCGCCTCCCGGCTGCTCGCCGTGATCGACGCGGGCGGGCGCGTCGCCGTCGCGACCGTGGTCGCCGTCGACGGGAGCGCCCCGCGGGCGCTCGGCACCTCGATGGCGGTCGATGCCGCGGGCGCCGTGATCGGCAGCATCTCCGGTGGCTGCGTCGAGGGCGCCGTCTACGACGCGTGCGTCCGCGTGCTCGAGACCGGGCGGAGCGAGCTGTGCGAGTTCGGCTTCAGCGACGACGACGCCTTCGCGGTGGGCCTGGCCTGCGGGGGGCGGCTCAGCGTCGTCGTGCACGAGCTCGCGCCGATCGGGCAGCGCAACGTGCTCGACTCCCGCGTACGGCAGGAGCTCGAGGCCGCGGCCGACGGGCGGGCGGCCTCGCTCGGTCTCGTCGTCGACGACGAGGGCGGCCGCATCCTCGCGCCGGGCTCCGCTGAGGAGGATCCGCGGCTCCTCCGCGAGATCGACTCCGCTCGCTCGAGCGGGGTCACCCGGCGGCGGGCCGTCGAGTGCGACGGCGAGGTCGTGCAGCTGCTCCTGCTGGCCAGCGCTCCGCCGCCGCGCATGATCGTGTTCGGCGCGGTCGACTTCTCGGCCGCGCTCGCCTCCGCGGCGGCCCTGCTCGGATACCGGGTGACGGTGTGCGACGCCCGTCCCGTCTTCGCCACGGCCGAGCGCTTCCCGCAGGCGGAGGTGGTCAACCGCTGGCCGAGCGACTACCTGGCCGAGACCGAGGTCGACGAGCGGACGGTCCTCTGCGTCCTGACCCACGACGACAAGTTCGACGTCCCGTTGCTCACCCTCGCCCTCCGGCTCCCGGTGGCGTACGTGGGCGCGATAGGATCCCGGCGCACGCACGACCGCCGCCTCGAGCGCCTGCGCGAGGCCGGTCTCGAGGAGGCCGAGCTGGCCGTGCTGCACTCGCCGATCGGGCTCGACCTCGGCGCCTCGAGCCCGGAGGAGACCGCCGTGTCGATCCTCGCCGAGGTGCTGCAGAGCCGCACGAGCTCGAGCGCCGCACCGCTTCGCGAGACCCGTGGTCCGATCCATCGCCCGGCGGCGGAGGCGGAGTCGGCCGCGAGGTCGGCCGCGGGTCCCGTCTCCCTGGAGGGCCGGGCGGGATGA
- a CDS encoding amidohydrolase family protein, producing MLILRDAQHVFTGTAAAPADGLEPGGDVVVEDGVVASLASTPGTPSTSSTEVLDASGCVVTPGLVNAHHHLLQSAFRTLPGTRGVAMRDWLPTMAAAYSSVGVDPELAHAAALTAVAEGLLSGVTTVADHHLTWPAAMSTDETVALAAATASAARELGGRLVFVRGAARDDAAQAAESADAIAESLAPARGGLTGDGMLQVAIGPAGVHSDGRDTFERFGEVAARRGLRRRTQANEQVDVAIALERYGRRPIDLLDEWGWLEPDVTLAHLCDVTDAEIALLAERGVTATHAPGCDLPMGWGIAPVAALRDAGLPVGLGTSGGGSNDAGHLLADARLAMQVAPLAGRPLTAREVLSMATHGSATGLGRPELGMLAPGSAADLCVWDVSGVADAGVADPVAGLLWANPGRRPRHVVVAGRVVVRDYALVAADERAIAADLAALLTARRP from the coding sequence ATGCTCATCCTGCGCGACGCCCAGCACGTGTTCACCGGCACCGCCGCGGCACCGGCCGACGGCCTCGAGCCGGGCGGCGACGTCGTGGTGGAGGACGGCGTGGTCGCCTCGCTGGCGAGCACCCCGGGAACCCCGAGCACGAGCTCGACCGAGGTCCTCGACGCCTCGGGCTGCGTCGTCACCCCCGGCCTCGTCAACGCGCACCACCACCTGCTGCAGAGCGCGTTCCGCACGCTCCCGGGCACGCGCGGGGTCGCGATGCGCGACTGGCTGCCCACGATGGCGGCCGCCTACTCGAGCGTCGGCGTCGACCCCGAGCTCGCCCACGCCGCGGCGCTCACCGCGGTCGCCGAGGGACTCCTCAGCGGGGTGACCACGGTCGCCGACCACCACCTCACCTGGCCCGCCGCGATGTCGACCGACGAGACGGTCGCGCTGGCCGCGGCCACCGCATCCGCCGCCCGCGAGCTCGGCGGACGGCTCGTCTTCGTCCGCGGTGCCGCCCGGGACGACGCGGCCCAGGCCGCGGAGTCCGCCGACGCGATCGCCGAGTCGCTCGCCCCGGCGCGCGGCGGCCTCACGGGCGACGGGATGCTGCAGGTCGCGATCGGACCGGCCGGCGTCCACAGCGACGGGCGGGACACGTTCGAGCGCTTCGGGGAGGTCGCCGCGCGGCGGGGGCTCCGACGACGCACTCAGGCGAACGAGCAGGTCGACGTCGCGATCGCGCTGGAGCGCTACGGACGGCGTCCGATCGACCTCCTCGACGAGTGGGGCTGGCTCGAGCCGGATGTGACGCTCGCCCACCTCTGCGACGTCACGGATGCGGAGATCGCCCTCCTGGCCGAGCGCGGTGTCACGGCCACGCACGCGCCCGGGTGCGACCTGCCGATGGGCTGGGGCATCGCGCCGGTCGCCGCGCTCCGGGACGCGGGGCTGCCGGTGGGCCTCGGCACGAGCGGCGGGGGCAGCAACGACGCCGGCCACCTGCTGGCGGATGCGCGGCTGGCGATGCAGGTCGCCCCCCTCGCCGGTCGGCCGCTCACCGCCCGCGAGGTGCTGTCGATGGCCACGCACGGCTCGGCCACGGGTCTCGGCCGTCCCGAGCTCGGGATGCTCGCCCCCGGCTCCGCGGCGGACCTCTGCGTGTGGGACGTCTCGGGCGTGGCGGACGCGGGTGTCGCGGACCCGGTGGCCGGGCTCCTCTGGGCGAACCCGGGCCGCCGGCCCCGGCACGTCGTGGTCGCGGGCCGCGTCGTCGTCCGCGACTACGCCCTCGTCGCCGCCGACGAGCGCGCGATCGCCGCCGACCTCGCCGCCCTGCTCACCGCCCGCCGCCCCTGA
- a CDS encoding PDR/VanB family oxidoreductase, producing the protein MSVSLAQLDLVVAEARQVAEGVLLLELVSPSGANLPAWTPGAHLDVVVRPGVERQYSLCGDPSDRSRYRIAVLREPDGRGGSAHLHDHVHAGSALRVKGPLNHFELEPAPAYRFVAGGIGITPILPMIAAADAAGVPWTLDYAGRSRATMAFVDELVEAYGSRVTVHAADEGGRLDVTALDPSGAQVYSCGPARMIEALEARAAGWPRHTLHVERFEARAVTEPVYHEAFEVELELSGITVTVPPEKSILDVVEEQGVFALWSCREGTCGTCETPVVEGEVDHRDSVLTPEEQEANEVMMICVSRSACPRLVLEL; encoded by the coding sequence ATGAGCGTCTCGCTGGCCCAGCTCGACCTGGTGGTCGCGGAGGCGCGTCAGGTCGCGGAGGGGGTGCTGCTCCTCGAGCTGGTGTCTCCCAGCGGGGCGAACCTCCCCGCCTGGACTCCCGGGGCGCACCTCGACGTGGTCGTGCGGCCCGGGGTGGAGAGGCAGTACTCGCTCTGCGGCGACCCGTCCGACCGCTCCCGCTACCGCATCGCCGTGCTGCGCGAGCCCGACGGGCGCGGCGGGTCCGCGCACCTGCACGACCACGTGCACGCCGGGTCGGCGCTCCGGGTGAAGGGCCCGCTCAACCACTTCGAGCTCGAGCCGGCGCCGGCCTACCGCTTCGTGGCGGGTGGGATCGGGATCACGCCCATCCTGCCGATGATCGCTGCCGCGGACGCCGCGGGCGTCCCCTGGACCCTCGACTACGCCGGGCGCTCGCGGGCGACCATGGCGTTCGTCGACGAGCTCGTCGAGGCGTACGGATCGCGGGTCACCGTGCACGCTGCCGACGAGGGCGGCCGACTCGACGTCACCGCGCTCGATCCGTCTGGCGCTCAGGTGTACAGCTGCGGCCCGGCGCGGATGATCGAGGCGCTCGAGGCCCGCGCCGCGGGCTGGCCCCGGCACACGCTGCACGTGGAGCGCTTCGAGGCGCGCGCCGTCACCGAGCCGGTCTACCACGAGGCGTTCGAGGTGGAGCTGGAGCTGTCGGGCATCACCGTGACCGTGCCTCCGGAGAAGTCGATCCTCGACGTCGTGGAGGAGCAGGGCGTGTTCGCCCTCTGGTCCTGCCGCGAGGGCACCTGCGGCACGTGCGAGACACCGGTCGTGGAGGGCGAGGTCGACCACCGCGACTCCGTCCTCACCCCCGAGGAGCAGGAGGCCAACGAGGTCATGATGATCTGCGTCTCCCGCTCCGCCTGCCCCCGCCTCGTCCTGGAGCTCTAG